In the Hordeum vulgare subsp. vulgare chromosome 7H, MorexV3_pseudomolecules_assembly, whole genome shotgun sequence genome, one interval contains:
- the LOC123412301 gene encoding probable LRR receptor-like serine/threonine-protein kinase At4g37250, translating to MEGRRRGGGAGASTEMVKCVFLLVVLALRGRGASGLDADGELLMAFRRAVTADPLGALGSWSYSDDSPCDWNGVICNGFPQRQQASTTLNLTSTSADGSGNGNRNFSTLARGANGTLLGLNASMAAATVSRVIGLVLPGAQLSGSLPAELARVEHLRHLDLSGNALNGTLPAALLLNATELRVLSLAGNGLSGALPDASYARGLQELNLSDNALAGWLPAALLRAPGLAVLGLANNYLAGELPAGGLGWLEVVDLSNNYFRGALPVDFGGPQLRFLNVSSNSLTGTLPARLSDVVPANTTVDLSNNNFTGAVPPAGPFAAQPAAAYEGNPGLCGPPLKHACSIPSSLSNPPNATDSPPAFAAIPKSAARAPPGSPEAQAPRGGQGKLKPLVILAIVAGDLAGVGLLFMLFMYVYHIRKKRREENPTAQQHKSIGGGAKASSVVGTKEDRGATSRGCCIGGGKNDGSDSSDCSASSSDAASDDGGGEDPKKRAGSYIGWGTPQHHSKNKHEQQQKQAPAPATLVTVDGGDGELEMETLLKASAYILGATGSSIVYKAVLADGTALAVRRIGESGGADKLKDFEAQVRAVARFRHPNILRLRGFYWGADEKLLIHDYAANGSLANVAFTRRFGASSPMHLNLEARLRIARGVARGLAFIHDKKGVHGNVKPSNILLGADMEPLVGDLGLDRLVSGEAAASRGGGGASARLFGSKRSMHSTSSLPDLSQMPGGGAGPGASPSASAPPPYQAPECLKSLRPNAKWDVYSFGMVLLELLSGRVYSEVELCQWHAGAAGTGSVDDQRGRVLRMADPTLRGEAVDGNSEDALLGCFRLAFACCAMAPGKRPVMRDAAALLDRISVPSSTATATATTTIETTY from the exons ATGGAGGGCAGGAggcgcggcggcggtgctggAGCTAGTACCGAGATGGTGAAGTGCGTCTTCCTGCTGGTGGTGCTCGCGCTGCGTGGCCGCGGGGCCAGCGGGCTGGACGCGGACGGGGAGCTGCTCATGGCCTTCCGGCGCGCGGTCACCGCGGACCCGCTCGGCGCGCTCGGCAGCTGGAGCTACTCCGACGACTCCCCCTGCGACTGGAACGGCGTCATCTGCAACGGCTTCCCGCAGCGGCAGCAGGCCTCCACCACGCTCAACCTCACCTCCACCTCCGCCGACGGCAGCGGAAACGGAAACAGAAACTTCAGCACGCTCGCTCGCGGCGCCAACGGCACGCTGCTCGGCCTCAACGCGTCGATGGCGGCGGCCACGGTGTCGCGGGTCATCGGCCTCGTCCTCCCCGGCGCGCAGCTCTCCGGGTCGCTCCCCGCCGAGCTGGCCCGAGTCGAGCACCTGCGCCACCTCGACCTCTCCGGGAACGCCCTCAACGGCACCCTGCCCGCCGCGCTGCTGCTAAACGCCACCGAGCTCCGCGTGCTCTCGCTCGCCGGCAACGGCCTCTCCGGCGCGCTCCCGGACGCGTCCTACGCGCGGGGGCTCCAGGAGCTCAACCTCTCTGACAACGCGCTCGCCGGCTGGCTCCCCGCCGCGCTCCTCAGGGCGCCTGGGCTCGCCGTGCTCGGGCTCGCTAACAACTAcctcgccggcgagctccccGCCGGCGGGCTCGGCTGGCTGGAGGTCGTGGACCTGAGCAACAACTACTTCCGGGGCGCACTCCCGGTGGATTTCGGCGGGCCTCAGCTCAGGTTCCTCAACGTGTCGTCCAACAGCCTCACCGGCACGCTCCCGGCCCGGCTGTCCGACGTCGTGCCGGCCAACACCACGGTGGATCTGTCCAACAATAACTTCACCGGGGCGGTCCCGCCGGCCGGGCCATTCGCCGCGCAGCCCGCAGCGGCCTACGAGGGAAACCCGGGGCTGTGCGGCCCGCCGCTGAAGCACGCGTGCTCCATCCCGTCCTCGCTCTCCAACCCGCCCAACGCCACCGACTCGCCGCCGGCGTTCGCGGCCATCCCCAAGAGCGCTGCTCGGGCACCGCCAGGCTCTCCCGAGGCGCAGGCCCCGCGCGGCGGGCAGGGGAAGCTCAAACCTCTTGTGATCCTTGCCATCGTGGCCGGCGACCTCGCCGGCGTCGGGCTCCTCTTCATGCTCTTCATGTACGTCTACCACATCAGGAAGAAGCGGCGGGAGGAAAACCCGACGGCGCAGCAGCACAAGAGCATCGGCGGCGGAGCCAAGGCATCGAGCGTCGTCGGAACCAAAGAAGACAGAGGGGCCACGTCGAGGGGATGCTGCATTGGCGGCGGCAAGAACGACGGCTCCGACAGCTCGGACTGCTCGGCATCCTCGTCTGACGCGGCgtccgacgacggcggcggcgaggacccAAAGAAAAGAGCCGGGAGCTACATCGGCTGGGGCACCCCGCAGCACCACAGCAAGAACAAGCACGAGCAGCAGCAGAAGCAGGCGCCCGCGCCGGCGACGCTTGTGACGGtggacggcggcgacggcgagctgGAGATGGAGACGCTGCTCAAGGCGTCAGCCTACATCCTAGGCGCCACCGGGTCGAGCATCGTGTACAAGGCCGTGCTAGCGGACGGCACGGCGTTGGCCGTCCGGCGCATCGGCGAGAGCGGCGGCGCCGACAAGCTCAAGGACTTCGAGGCGCAGGTGCGCGCCGTGGCCCGGTTCCGGCACCCCAACATCCTCCGGCTCCGGGGCTTCTACTGGGGCGCGGACGAGAAGCTCCTCATCCATGACTACGCcgccaacggcagcctcgccaacGTCGCCTTCACCC GGCGGTTCGGCGCGTCGTCGCCGATGCACCTGAACCTGGAGGCGCGGCTGCGGATCGCGCGCGGGGTGGCGCGGGGGCTGGCATTCATCCACGACAAGAAGGGGGTGCACGGCAACGTGAAGCCCAGCAACATCCTGCTGGGCGCCGACATGGAGCCGCTGGTGGGCGACCTGGGGCTGGACCGGCTGGTGTCCGGCGAGGCCGCGGCcagccggggcggcggcggcgcgtcgGCGCGGCTGTTCGGGAGCAAGCGCTCCATGCACTCCACCAGCAGCCTGCCGGACCTCTCCCAGATGCCCGGCGGCGGCGCGGGACCCGGGGCGAGCCCGTCGGCGTCGGCCCCGCCGCCGTACCAGGCGCCCGAGTGCCTCAAGAGCCTGCGGCCCAACGCCAAGTGGGACGTCTACTCCTTCGGCATGGTGCTCCTGGAGCTGCTCTCCGGCCGCGTCTACTCGGAGGTGGAGCTCTGCCAGTGGCACGCCGGCGCCGCGGGCACCGGCTCCGTCGACGACCAGCGCGGCCGCGTGCTCCGGATGGCCGACCCCACGCTCCGCGGGGAGGCCGTCGACGGTAACAGCGAGGACGCGCTGCTCGGCTGCTTCCGGCTCGCCTTCGCCTGCTGCGCCATGGCGCCAGGCAAGCGGCCCGTCATGCGGGACGCCGCCGCGCTCCTCGACAGGATCTCGGTgccctcctccaccgccaccgccaccgccaccaccaccattgAAACTACTTACTGA